One genomic segment of Fibrobacterota bacterium includes these proteins:
- a CDS encoding protein kinase, giving the protein MQPQGRYTILGEIASGSTATVFLAEDGVLRRKVALKKLHPHLLNKPEMVRRFQKEAVAVASLSHENVIKIFDYGQEEKSVFLAMEFVDGASLECLLERTHGIIPNLAALSLFHQLFAGLAAAHAHGICHRDVKPSNVLIDRKGTVRLADFGIAFLSEETSLTRTGFYLGTPGYSSPEQAEGKGVTEKSDIFSAGILLYRCLTGTMPFAAGSPHAVLKAIVERNPARASLVNPRILPGMADLAQEMLAKHPEQRPDAKTCALRLEAISEGTGLPIEAQRLRCLLDDPAPAAEKEFRDIAERFARQARLMDQSGKGREALKLYSMVQVFSDKKSEAGGEARGYLKNGVRRNRVLATSWAVLACGVFAFWALRHPRSETEPGALLKPAPGVLPSPAATAPVPDFALPTEVPAWPKEAQGNSPVTLAKAASPTRRSVRPLLAADSRGAGAPASPFIMAPSFPEPASPSASEKGNEKGGHAGGYVWVKTTPPFARLRIDGLESGATPLDTPLCVAGGSHRLHVQHEGCKPVDRDFQVPEGDTVTLRLSLDRIEDVP; this is encoded by the coding sequence ATGCAACCGCAAGGTCGTTACACAATTCTGGGGGAAATCGCTTCGGGAAGCACCGCGACGGTATTCCTTGCCGAGGATGGAGTTCTGCGCCGGAAGGTCGCCTTGAAGAAGCTGCATCCCCATTTACTTAACAAGCCTGAGATGGTGAGGCGTTTCCAGAAAGAAGCCGTGGCGGTGGCCTCGCTCTCCCACGAGAACGTCATCAAGATCTTCGATTACGGGCAGGAGGAGAAAAGCGTTTTCTTGGCGATGGAGTTCGTGGACGGCGCTTCCCTGGAGTGCCTGCTCGAGCGTACGCATGGAATCATCCCGAACCTGGCGGCCCTTTCCCTTTTCCACCAATTGTTCGCCGGCTTGGCCGCCGCCCATGCCCACGGCATATGCCATAGGGACGTGAAGCCCTCCAACGTGTTGATTGATCGCAAGGGGACGGTGCGCTTGGCCGATTTCGGCATCGCGTTCCTGTCGGAAGAGACCTCGCTGACCCGCACCGGCTTTTACTTGGGCACTCCCGGGTATTCCTCGCCTGAGCAAGCGGAAGGTAAGGGCGTGACGGAGAAATCGGATATTTTCTCCGCGGGCATCCTGCTTTACCGCTGCCTGACGGGAACCATGCCCTTCGCGGCGGGGTCGCCGCATGCCGTACTCAAGGCGATCGTGGAGAGAAATCCGGCCCGGGCCAGCTTGGTCAATCCCCGCATTCTGCCCGGCATGGCCGACTTGGCGCAAGAGATGCTCGCCAAGCATCCCGAGCAAAGGCCCGATGCCAAGACCTGCGCCTTGCGTTTGGAAGCGATCTCCGAAGGGACGGGCCTTCCCATCGAGGCCCAACGCCTCCGTTGCCTGCTGGATGATCCGGCCCCGGCCGCGGAAAAGGAATTCCGGGATATCGCCGAGCGCTTCGCCCGGCAGGCGCGCCTGATGGATCAGTCGGGTAAGGGACGGGAAGCGCTGAAGCTGTATTCCATGGTCCAGGTTTTCTCGGACAAGAAGAGCGAGGCGGGAGGGGAGGCGCGAGGCTACCTGAAGAACGGCGTCCGGCGCAATCGCGTCCTCGCCACCTCGTGGGCGGTTTTGGCCTGCGGCGTTTTCGCGTTCTGGGCCCTCCGGCACCCCCGGAGCGAAACGGAGCCGGGAGCCTTGCTTAAGCCCGCGCCCGGCGTCCTTCCATCCCCGGCTGCCACGGCCCCGGTCCCGGATTTTGCCCTGCCGACGGAGGTGCCCGCATGGCCGAAGGAGGCGCAGGGTAACTCTCCAGTTACCCTTGCGAAGGCCGCCTCGCCGACGCGGCGCTCCGTAAGGCCCTTGCTCGCGGCCGATTCCCGCGGGGCGGGCGCGCCGGCCTCCCCTTTCATCATGGCTCCCTCCTTCCCCGAGCCCGCGTCCCCGTCCGCTTCGGAAAAGGGCAACGAAAAGGGCGGCCACGCGGGCGGATACGTCTGGGTCAAAACCACTCCGCCCTTCGCGCGCTTGCGCATCGATGGCCTGGAGTCGGGCGCCACGCCTTTGGATACGCCTCTTTGCGTAGCGGGCGGGTCCCATCGCCTGCATGTGCAGCACGAGGGATGCAAACCGGTTGATCGGGATTTCCAGGTTCCCGAAGGGGACACGGTCACGCTCCGCCTGAGCCTGGATCGAATCGAGGATGTCCCTT